A genomic segment from Gadus morhua chromosome 4, gadMor3.0, whole genome shotgun sequence encodes:
- the enc1 gene encoding ectoderm-neural cortex protein 1: MKMSVCVHENRKSRGSTGSMNIYLFHKSSYADSVLMHLNALRQQKLFTDVMLHAGRRSFPCHRAVLAACSRYFEAMFSGGLRESQASEVDFHDSIHPEVLELLLDYAYSSRVVINEENAESLLEAGDMLEFQDIRDACAEFLERNLHPTNCLGMLLLSDAHQCIKLSELSWSMCLSNFPAICKTEEFLQLPKDMVVQLLSHEELETEDEKLVYEAALNWVTYDLQGRHPHLPELLKTVRLALLPAVFLMENVSTEPLINSQTKSKELVDEAICCKLKILQNDGVVNSPCARPRKTSHALFLLGGQTFMCDKLYLVDQKAKEIIPKADIPSPRKEFSACAIGCKVYITGGRGSENGVSKDVWVYDTVQEEWSKAAPMLIARFGHGSAELKHCLYVVGGHTAATGCLPASPSVSLKQVEQFDPAVNKWTMVAPLREGVSNAAVVSVKLKLFAFGGTSVTHDKLPKVQCYDPQENRWTVPASCPQPWRYTAAAVLGNQIFVMGGDTEFSACSAYKFSSDSYQWTKVGDVTAKRMSCQAVASGNKLYVVGGYFGTQRCKTLDCYDPTLDAWNSITTVPYSLIPTAFVSTWKHLPS, encoded by the coding sequence ATGAAAATGTCCGTGTGCGTCCACGAAAACCGCAAGTCGCGTGGCAGCACGGGCTCCATGAACATCTACCTGTTCCACAAGTCGTCCTACGCCGACAGCGTGCTCATGCACCTCAACGCGCTGCGGCAGCAGAAGCTGTTCACCGACGTCATGCTGCACGCCGGGCGCCGCTCCTTCCCGTGCCACCGCGCCGTGCTGGCCGCCTGCAGCCGTTACTTCGAGGCCATGTTCAGcggagggctgagggagagccAGGCCAGTGAGGTGGACTTCCACGACTCCATCCACCCCGaggtgctggagctgctgctggactaCGCCTACTCCTCGCGCGTGGTCATCAACGAGGAGAACGCAGAGTCCCTGCTGGAGGCCGGCGACATGCTGGAGTTCCAGGACATCCGCGACGCCTGCGCCGAGTTCCTGGAGAGGAACCTCCACCCGACCAACTGCCTGGGCATGCTGCTGCTCTCCGACGCCCACCAGTGCATCAAGCTCTCGGAGCTGTCCTGGAGCATGTGCCTGAGCAACTTCCCTGCCATATGCAAGACGGAGGAGTTTCTCCAACTGCCCAAAGACATGGTTGTGCAGCTTTTGTCCCACGAGGAGCTGGAGACGGAGGACGAGAAACTTGTTTACGAGGCCGCGCTTAACTGGGTCACCTACGACCTGCAAGGAAGGCACCCCCACTTGCCGGAGCTTCTGAAAACGGTGCGTCTGGCCCTTCTCCCCGCCGTCTTCCTCATGGAGAACGTCTCCACCGAGCCACTGATAAACAGCCAGACCAAGAGCAAGGAGCTGGTGGACGAGGCCATCTGCTGCAAGCTGAAGATCCTGCAGAACGACGGCGTGGTCAACAGCCCGTGCGCCCGTCCCAGGAAGACCAGCCACGCGCTCTTCCTGCTGGGAGGCCAGACCTTCATGTGCGACAAGCTGTACCTGGTGGACCAGAAAGCCAAAGAGATCATCCCCAAGGCCGACATCCCGAGCCCCAGGAAGGAGTTCAGCGCCTGCGCCATCGGCTGCAAGGTGTACATCACGGGCGGGCGGGGCTCGGAGAACGGCGTGTCCAAAGACGTGTGGGTGTACGACACGGTGCAGGAGGAGTGGTCCAAGGCGGCGCCCATGCTGATCGCCCGCTTCGGCCACGGCTCGGCGGAGCTGAAGCACTGCCTGTACGTGGTGGGCGGGCACACGGCCGCCACGGGCTGCCTCCCGGCCTCGCCGTCCGTGTCCCTCAAGCAGGTGGAGCAGTTCGACCCGGCGGTCAACAAGTGGACGATGGTGGCGCCGCTGAGGGAGGGCGTGAGCAACGCCGCGGTGGTCAGCGTCAAACTCAAGCTGTTTGCGTTCGGGGGCACCAGCGTCACGCACGACAAACTGCCCAAGGTGCAGTGCTACGACCCCCAGGAGAACCGCTGGACCGTGCCCGCCTCCTGCCCGCAGCCCTGGCGCTACACGGCCGCCGCCGTCCTGGGCAACCAGATCTTCGTGATGGGCGGCGACACCGAGTTCTCGGCGTGCTCGGCCTACAAGTTCAGCAGCGACAGCTACCAGTGGACCAAGGTGGGGGACGTCACGGCCAAGCGCATGAGCTGCCAGGCCGTGGCGTCGGGCAACAAACTGTACGTGGTGGGCGGCTACTTCGGCACGCAGCGCTGCAAGACCCTGGACTGCTACGACCCCACGCTGGACGCCTGGAACAGCATCACCACGGTGCCGTACTCGCTCATCCCCACCGCCTTCGTGAGCACGTGGAAGCACCTCCCCTCCTGA
- the hexb gene encoding beta-hexosaminidase subunit beta — translation MCDSHSGVILISHWNVIMLAGLNFATLLLSVAVCQGSQYKDINSETVSVDQGSTYGSLWPLPQQVSLSEVSFKLSSSSFRVVDAEGSSAGPSCNILQNAYRRYYEYLFGNARKTGHFKRKAARSELSELQVSITSGDSDCDGYPGATSDESYELTVDQPYAILKAPKVWGALRGLETFSQLVYEDEYGAKSINSSKIVDFPRFQHRGILLDTSRHFLPIKVILANLEAMAMNKFNVFHWHIVDDPSFPYLSRTFPQLSQMGAYHPYTHVYTPGDVKMIIEFARLRGIRVVPEFDTPGHTQSWGKGQKDLLTPCYSGSTPSGTFGPVNPILNTTYDFMNLLFKEISEVFPDAYVHLGGDEVDFNCWKSNPDIQKWMDEHGLGKDYAKLESFYIQKLLGIVAATKKGSMIWQEVFDNGVKLPADAVVNVWMGSGLQGEMFNVTAAGFTTILSAPWYLDYISYGQDWQRYYKAEPLDFKGSDAQNKLVIGGEACLWGEFVDSTNLTPRLWPRASAVGERLWSAKDVTDINDAYSRLSKHRCRMVERGIPAEPLFTSFCRHEYKGN, via the exons ATGTGCGACAGTCACTCTGGTGTTATTCTAATTTCACATTGGAATGTCATCATGTTAGCTGGGCTGAATTTCGCTACGCTGTTGCTCTCGGTGGCTGTATGTCAGGGATCCCAATACAAGGACATTAATAGTGAAACCGTCAGCGTGGACCAAGGATCCACCTATGGTTCTCTCTGGCCTCTGCCCCAGCAAGTAAGTTTGTCTGAGGTTTCATTTAAACTATCGAGCTCCAGCTTCAGGGTGGTGGACGCCGAGGGATCGTCTGCGGGTCCCAGCTGCAACATTCTCCAGAATGCATACAGAAG ATATTATGAATACCTGTTTGGCAACGCAAGAAAGACTGGACATTTCAAACGGAAAGCGGCAAGATCAGAGTTGTCAGAACTACAGGTGTCGATCACATCAGGTGATTCGGACTGTGACGGTTACCCAGGAGCGACCTCGGACGAGTCAT ATGAACTGACGGTGGACCAGCCGTATGCAATCCTGAAAGCACCAAAGGTGTGGGGTGCTCTTCGAG GTCTTGAAACGTTCAGCCAGTTGGTGTATGAAGATGAATATGGGGCT AAAAGCATTAACTCTTCAAAAATTGTTGACTTCCCAAGATTTCAACATAGAGGTATCTTACTGGATACCTCTCGCCACTTCTTGCCTATTAAAGTCATCTTGGCTAATCTG GAAGCCATGGCCATGAACAAATTCAACGTGTTCCACTGGCACATCGTGGACGACCCGTCATTCCCCTACCTCAGCAGAACCTTCCCCCAGCTCAGCCAGATG GGCGCTTACCACCCGTACACCCACGTGTACACGCCTGGCGATGTGAAGATGATCATCGAGTTTGCCCGGTTAAGGGGCATCCGGGTTGTCCCAGAGTTTGACACGCCGGGACACACGCAGTCCTGGGGCAAAG GACAGAAGGACCTGCTGACGCCGTGTTACTCCGGCTCCACTCCCTCTGGCACCTTCGGGCCGGTCAACCCAATCCTGAACACAACCTACGACTTCATGAACCTGCTTTTCAAGGAGATCAGCGAGGTGTTCCCTGACGCCTACGTTCACCTGGGAGGAGACGAGGTGGACTTCAACTGTTG GAAGTCAAACCCAGATATTCAGAAGTGGATGGATGAGCACGGCTTAGGAAAAGACTACGCCAAACTGGAATCATTCTACATCCAAAA GCTCTTGGGTATCGTCGCCGCAACGAAGAAAGGCTCCATGATATGGCAGGAGGTGTTTGACAACGGCGTGAAG CTGCCGGCGGACGCGGTGGTCAACGTGTGGATGGGCAGTGGGCTGCAGGGGGAGATGTTCAACGTGACGGCGGCGGGCTTCACCACCATCCTCTCCGCCCCCTGGTACCTGGACTACATCAGCTACGGACAGGACTGGCAGCGCTACTACAAGGCGGAGCCGCTCGACTTCAAAG GTAGTGATGCCCAGAACAagctggtgattggtggagAGGCCTGTCTGTGGGGCGAATTTGTGGATTCAACCAATCTGACGCCAAGGCTGTG GCCTCGCGCCAGTGCTGTGGGGGAGCGTTTGTGGAGCGCCAAAGATGTGACCGACATCAACGATGCCTACAGCCGCCTGTCCAAGCACCGCTGCCGCATGGTGGA GCGTGGGATCCCTGCGGAGCCTTTGTTTACAAGTTTCTGCCGACATGAGTATAAGGGCAACTGA
- the LOC115541524 gene encoding beta-hexosaminidase subunit beta isoform X1: MLPFAIVSLLVTVSQGCGRHSGDPDTAVESSYGSLWPLPQKVRFSSLSLEIRGSSFQIRDADESSAGPSCSLLKNAYRRYYEYMFPNERTNVHTNGFADPSELSQLHVWITSSDSECDGYPVVTSDESYELSVNQTYAVLKAPKVWGALRGLETFSQLLFEDEYGAKNINLTEISDFPRFQHRGVLLDTSRHFLPIKVILANLEAMAMNKFNVFHWHIVDDPSFPYLSRTFPQLSQMGAYHPYTHVYTPDDVKMIIEFARLRGIRVVPEFDTPGHTQSWGKGQKDLLTPCYSGPTPSGTFGPVNPILDTTYDFMNLLFKEVSEVFPDAYVHLGGDEVDFECWKSNPDITKFMEQHSFGEDYSKLETFYIQKLLDIVTSTQKGYMIWQEVYDNGVKLKPDTLIHVWKGNQQQYQNEMAKITLSGYKTFLSSPWYLNRISCGQDWTSLYRADPHNFTGTDDQKKLVIGGEACMWGEYVDSTNLMPRMWPRASAVGERLWSAKDVTDVNDAYSRLSKHRCRMVERGIPGEPLFTSFCRHEYKGN, from the exons ATGCTACCGTTTGCCATCGTGTCTCTCCTTGTGACAGTATCCCAGGGGTGTGGTAGACACAGCGGGGATCCGGATACCGCTGTGGAGTCCAGTTATGGGTCTCTCTGGCCATTGCCCCAAAAAGTGCGTTTCTCATCGTTGTCATTAGAAATAAGAGGCTCGAGCTTCCAGATCCGGGACGCGGACGAGTCCTCTGCTGGACCCAGCTGCAGCCTTCTGAAAAACGCTTACAGAAG GTATTATGAATACATGTTTCCCAACGAAAGAACGAATGTGCACACGAATGGCTTTGCAGATCCATCTGAACTATCGCAATTGCATGTGTGGATCACATCCTCCGACTCCGAGTGTGATGGCTACCCCGTTGTGACATCCGACGAGTCAT ATGAGCTGTCCGTGAACCAGACATATGCTGTCCTGAAAGCACCAAAGGTGTGGGGTGCTCTTCGAG GTCTTGAAACGTTCAGCCAATTGTTGTTTGAAGATGAATATGGAGCT AAAAACATCAACCTCACTGAGATCAGTGACTTCCCAAGATTTCAACACAGAGGGGTCTTATTGGATACCTCTCGTCACTTCTTGCCTATTAAAGTCATCTTGGCTAATCTG GAAGCCATGGCCATGAACAAATTCAACGTGTTCCACTGGCACATCGTGGACGACCCGTCCTTCCCCTATCTCAGCAGAACCTTCCCCCAGCTCAGCCAGATG GGCGCCTACCACCCGTACACCCACGTCTACACGCCCGACGACGTTAAGATGATCATCGAGTTTGCCCGGTTGAGGGGCATCCGGGTTGTCCCAGAGTTTGACACGCCGGGACACACGCAGTCCTGGGGCAAAG GACAGAAGGACCTGCTGACGCCGTGTTACTCCGGCCCCACTCCCTCTGGCACCTTCGGGCCGGTCAACCCCATCCTGGACACCACGTACGACTTCATGAACCTGCTCTTCAAGGAGGTCAGCGAGGTGTTCCCCGACGCCTACGTTCACCTGGGAGGGGACGAGGTGGACTTCGAATGTTG GAAGTCCAACCCTGATATTACAAAATTCATGGAGCAGCACAGCTTTGGAGAGGACTACTCTAAACTAGAAACCTTCTACATCCAAAA GCTCTTGGATATTGTCACTTCAACTCAAAAAGGCTACATGATATGGCAGGAGGTGTATGACAATGGAGTAAAG CTGAAACCAGACACCCTCATCCATGTGTGGAAAGGAAACCAGCAGCAGTACCAGAACGAGATGGCTAAAATCACCTTGTCCGGGTACAAGACGTTTCTCTCCAGCCCCTGGTACCTGAACCGCATCTCCTGCGGGCAGGACTGGACCAGCCTCTACAGAGCCGACCCGCACAACTTCACAG GGACTGATGACCAGAAGAAGTTGGTGATTGGTGGAGAGGCCTGTATGTGGGGGGAGTATGTGGATTCAACCAATCTGATGCCAAGGATGTG GCCTCGCGCCAGTGCTGTGGGGGAGCGCTTGTGGAGCGCCAAAGATGTGACCGACGTCAACGACGCCTACAGCCGCCTGTCCAAGCACCGCTGCCGCATGGTGGA GCGTGGGATCCCTGGGGAGCCTTTGTTTACAAGTTTCTGCCGACATGAGTATAAGGGCAACTGA
- the LOC115541524 gene encoding beta-hexosaminidase subunit beta isoform X2, with amino-acid sequence MKLANTSIPLAIMKKNINLTEISDFPRFQHRGVLLDTSRHFLPIKVILANLEAMAMNKFNVFHWHIVDDPSFPYLSRTFPQLSQMGAYHPYTHVYTPDDVKMIIEFARLRGIRVVPEFDTPGHTQSWGKGQKDLLTPCYSGPTPSGTFGPVNPILDTTYDFMNLLFKEVSEVFPDAYVHLGGDEVDFECWKSNPDITKFMEQHSFGEDYSKLETFYIQKLLDIVTSTQKGYMIWQEVYDNGVKLKPDTLIHVWKGNQQQYQNEMAKITLSGYKTFLSSPWYLNRISCGQDWTSLYRADPHNFTGTDDQKKLVIGGEACMWGEYVDSTNLMPRMWPRASAVGERLWSAKDVTDVNDAYSRLSKHRCRMVERGIPGEPLFTSFCRHEYKGN; translated from the exons ATGAAGCTCGCTAATACTAGCATCCCATTGGCTATAATGAAG AAAAACATCAACCTCACTGAGATCAGTGACTTCCCAAGATTTCAACACAGAGGGGTCTTATTGGATACCTCTCGTCACTTCTTGCCTATTAAAGTCATCTTGGCTAATCTG GAAGCCATGGCCATGAACAAATTCAACGTGTTCCACTGGCACATCGTGGACGACCCGTCCTTCCCCTATCTCAGCAGAACCTTCCCCCAGCTCAGCCAGATG GGCGCCTACCACCCGTACACCCACGTCTACACGCCCGACGACGTTAAGATGATCATCGAGTTTGCCCGGTTGAGGGGCATCCGGGTTGTCCCAGAGTTTGACACGCCGGGACACACGCAGTCCTGGGGCAAAG GACAGAAGGACCTGCTGACGCCGTGTTACTCCGGCCCCACTCCCTCTGGCACCTTCGGGCCGGTCAACCCCATCCTGGACACCACGTACGACTTCATGAACCTGCTCTTCAAGGAGGTCAGCGAGGTGTTCCCCGACGCCTACGTTCACCTGGGAGGGGACGAGGTGGACTTCGAATGTTG GAAGTCCAACCCTGATATTACAAAATTCATGGAGCAGCACAGCTTTGGAGAGGACTACTCTAAACTAGAAACCTTCTACATCCAAAA GCTCTTGGATATTGTCACTTCAACTCAAAAAGGCTACATGATATGGCAGGAGGTGTATGACAATGGAGTAAAG CTGAAACCAGACACCCTCATCCATGTGTGGAAAGGAAACCAGCAGCAGTACCAGAACGAGATGGCTAAAATCACCTTGTCCGGGTACAAGACGTTTCTCTCCAGCCCCTGGTACCTGAACCGCATCTCCTGCGGGCAGGACTGGACCAGCCTCTACAGAGCCGACCCGCACAACTTCACAG GGACTGATGACCAGAAGAAGTTGGTGATTGGTGGAGAGGCCTGTATGTGGGGGGAGTATGTGGATTCAACCAATCTGATGCCAAGGATGTG GCCTCGCGCCAGTGCTGTGGGGGAGCGCTTGTGGAGCGCCAAAGATGTGACCGACGTCAACGACGCCTACAGCCGCCTGTCCAAGCACCGCTGCCGCATGGTGGA GCGTGGGATCCCTGGGGAGCCTTTGTTTACAAGTTTCTGCCGACATGAGTATAAGGGCAACTGA